In Trifolium pratense cultivar HEN17-A07 linkage group LG7, ARS_RC_1.1, whole genome shotgun sequence, a genomic segment contains:
- the LOC123898386 gene encoding uncharacterized protein LOC123898386: protein MEEERETSFLSMGKENSGLYQDGTELRRFRAYLRWVYVDQSNLSKAGISWSVFFTLAYVVPILSHFLLDCSTTCDADHGRPYHIPVQISLSVIATLSFISLSQWDRKYGFSRFLFLDKLTDESLKIQRGYAHQMKRTMKLILLWGLPCFIAECVYKIWWYVSGSSQIPYYGNIYVSSIIMCTLELCSWLYRTSIFFLVCVLFRLIGYLQIQRLDEFAPVFQRETEVGSILLEHLKIRRNLRIISHRFRAFILSSLLLVTASQLIFLLMVIKPHADVDVLRGGELGLVSITLVSGLYILLRSATKITHKAQSITGLAAKWHICATVNSFDNIDGETPVAHEASAQAMAANISWGTSSDDELGDEEDELNNTKMLPIYTRTISFHKRQALVTYMENNRAGITVYGFMLDRTWLHSIFGIQLALCLWLLNKTVGI from the exons AtggaagaagaaagagagaCTAGTTTTTTATCAATGGGCAAAGAAAATTCTGGATTATATCAAGATGGAACAGAATTGAGAAGATTTAGAGCATATCTAAGATGGGTATACGTGGACCAATCAAATTTAAGCAAAGCTGGAATATCATGGTCTGTGTTTTTTACATTGGCTTACGTTGTACCAATTCTATCACACTTTCTTCTTGATTGTTCAACAACGTGTGATGCTGATCATGGTAGACCGTACCATATTCCTGTTCAGATTTCTTTATCTGTTATTGCTACTTTGTCTTTTATTAGTCTCTCTCAATGGGATCGTAAATATGGTTTTAGTAGGTTTCTTTTTCTTGATAAACTTACTGATGAAAGTCTCAAGATTCAACGTGGTTATGCTCATCAAATGAag AGAACAATGAAGCTCATCTTGCTTTGGGGACTTCCCTGTTTCATAGCTGAATGTGTCTACAAGATATGGTGGTATGTCTCAGGATCATCCCAAATACCATATTATGGTAATATATATGTGAGCAGCATCATTATGTGCACATTAGAGCTATGTTCTTGGCTTTATAGAACCTCAATTTTCTTCTTAGTATGTGTCCTCTTTCGACTCATTGGCTACCTTCAAATACAAAGACTGGATGAATTTGCTCCTGTTTTTCAAAGAGAGACTGAGGTAGGCTCAATCTTGTTGGAGCATctgaaaataagaagaaatctACGCATCATTAGCCATCGTTTTCGAGCTTTCATTTTGTCTTCTCTCCTTTTGGTGACAGCAAGCCAGctcatttttcttcttatgGTTATAAAACCACATGCCGATGTTGATGTCCTCAGGGGTGGAGAGCTCGGG TTAGTCTCCATCACTCTTGTTAGTGGACTATACATACTCTTACGAAGTGCGACGAAGATCACACATAAAGCACAATCTATCACAGGACTTGCTGCTAAGTGGCATATATGTGCCACGGTAAACTCCTTTGACAACATTGATGGTGAGACACCTGTGGCACATGAAGCTTCAGCACAAGCTATGGCTGCCAATATTAGTTGGGGAACGTCGTCGGACGATGAACTAGGAGATGAAGAGGATGAATTGAATAACACCAAAATGCTTCCAATTTACACACGTACTATCTCTTTCCATAAGAGACAGGCTTTAG TGACATATATGGAGAACAATAGAGCAGGAATCACAGTTTATGGATTCATGCTTGACAGAACTTGGCTTCACTCcatttttggtattcaattggCTCTTTGCCTTTGGCTACTTAACAAGACCGTCGGTATCTAG